In Apium graveolens cultivar Ventura chromosome 10, ASM990537v1, whole genome shotgun sequence, the following are encoded in one genomic region:
- the LOC141690041 gene encoding mannose-1-phosphate guanylyltransferase 1-like: protein MKALILVGGFGTRLRPLTLSVPKPLVEFANKPMILHQIEALKAIGVTEVVLAINYQPELMLNFLKEFETKLDIKITISQETEPLGTAGPLALARDKLVDESGEPFFALNSDVISEYPLKQMIQFHKSHGGEASIMVTKVQEPSKYGVVVMEETTGQVKEFVEKPKSFVGNKINAGIYLLNPSVLDRIELRRTSMEKEIFPQIAGEEKLFAMVLPGFWMDVGQPKDYISGLSLYLDSLRKRDSFKLATGPHIIGNVLVDESARIGEGCLIGPDVSIGPGCVIESGVRLSRCTLMRGVRIKKHACISSGIIGWHSTVGQWARVENMTILGEDVHVCDEIYSNGGVVLPHKQIKASIWKPQILM from the exons ATGAAAGCACTCATACTTGTTGGAGGATTTGGAACTCGCTTGAGGCCACTGACTCTCAGCGTCCCCAAACCACTTGTTGAATTTGCGAATAAACCTATGATCCTACATCAG ATTGAGGCTCTCAAAGCAATTGGTGTCACTGAAGTGGTTCTTGCTATAAATTACCAACCAGAG TTGATGCTGAACTTTCTAAAGGAATTTGAGACTAAGCTTGACATCAAGATCACCATTTCACAAGAGACTGAACCACTTGGCACAGCCGGCCCCCTGGCTTTAGCTAGAGATAAGTTAGTAGATGAGTCTGGTGAGCCCTTTTTTGCTTTAAATAGCGATGTCATCAGTGAGTACCCCCTGAAGCAGATGATTCAGTTTCACAAATCCCATGGGGGTGAAGCGTCCATAATGGTCACTAAG GTGCAAGAGCCTTCAAAATACGGAGTTGTGGTTATGGAAGAGACTACTGGACAAGTTAAAGAATTTGTCGAGAAACCAAAATCGTTTGTTGGTAACAAAATCAATGCTGGGATATACTTGCTGAACCCATCTGTCCTCGACCGTATTGAACTCAGGCGCACCTCAATGGAGAAAGAGATCTTTCCACAGATCGCTGGGGAAGAAAAGCTATTTGCAATGGTCTTGCCAGggttttggatggatgttgggCAGCCGAAGGATTATATCAGTGGCCTGAGTCTATATCTAGACTCCTTGAGAAAGAGAGATTCGTTTAAGCTGGCTACGGGTCCACATATAATAGGAAATGTTCTAGTAGATGAGAGTGCCAGAATTGGAGAAGGATGTTTGATTGGTCCTGATGTTTCAATCGGCCCTGGTTGTGTCATAGAATCCGGAGTTAGACTCTCCCGCTGCACTTTGATGCGTGGTGTTCGTATAAAGAAGCATGCATGCATTTCCAGCGGTATTATCGGTTGGCACTCAACTGTTGGGCAATGGGCTCGTGTTGAAAACATGACAATTCTTGGAGAAGATGTTCATGTTTGTGATGAAATATATAGCAATGGAGGTGTAGTTCTGCCGCACAAACAAATCAAGGCAAGTATCTGGAAGCCACAGATTTTGATGTGA
- the LOC141690043 gene encoding CASP-like protein 5B1 → MTEFGSPGKASGLLLRSGQFLFSSASAAAMVSVAGFNLCTAFCFLTGSMGLLAIWSFGLAYLDVQSLRLNRGLRTRKIVKLFAIGDWVTSFLALGSTTASAGVMFLFGVDTDLCNLDQNLGCIMFEISIALALISWFLLAISSHVMLWVLASFD, encoded by the exons ATGACAGAATTTGGGAGTCCCGGGAAAGCTAGTGGGCTTCTTTTGAGAAGTGGCCAGTTTTTATTTTCCTCTGCTTCTGCTGCAGCAATGGTCTCTGTTGCGGGTTTCAATCTTTGCACTGCTTTTTG CTTTTTAACGGGATCAATGGGTCTTCTAGCTATTTGGAGTTTTGGACTTGCATACCTTGATGTCCAGTCTTTGAGGTTGAATAGAGGACTGCGAACTCGTAAAATAGTGAAACTCTTTGCTATCGGTGATTGG GTTACATCTTTTCTTGCACTAGGTTCTACAACTGCATCAGCTGGAGTGATGTTTCTTTTTGGTGTAGATACGGATCTCTGCAACCTAGATCAAAATCTTGGATGCATTATGTTTGAAATTTCAATAGCACTGGCCCTTATCTCATGGTTTCTCCTTGCTATTTCTTCTCATGTCATGTTGTGGGTGTTGGCTTCTTTTGACTGA
- the LOC141690042 gene encoding short-chain dehydrogenase TIC 32, chloroplastic-like — protein MWLLGFNGPSGFSARSTAEHVTNGVDGTGLTAIVTGASNGIGIETARVLALRGVHVIMGVRNVKAGNKVREDILKNIPNAKITVMEIDLNSMASIRKFANEYISSGLPLNILVNNAGIMAPPFTLSKDNIEQQFAVNHLGPFLLTNLLLDTMKKTAATSLKEGRIINVSSELHRSGYKEGIRFDKINDESSYDGNTAYKQSKLCNVLHTNELARRFKEEGVNITANSLHPGVIATNLISHITLLTWVATVAQYVTKNIPQGAATSCYLALNPKVNGVSGGYFMDSNQAEPSPLSKDEQLAKKLWDFSLEMTASK, from the exons ATGTGGCTATTGGGATTTAACGGCCCATCTGGTTTCTCAGCTCGTTCCACTGCTGAGCATGTTACTAACGGAGTCGATGGAACAGGCCTCACTGCCATTGTTACAG GAGCATCAAATGGTATTGGAATAGAGACTGCACGTGTCCTTGCCTTGCGCGGTGTACATGTAATTATGGGAGTGAGGAACGTTAAAGCTGGGAACAAAGTCAGAGAGGACATACTCAAGAATATCCCCAATGCTAAAATTACTGTCATGGAAATAGATCTCAACTCAATGGCATCTATAAGGAAATTTGCCAATGAATATATTTCCTCTGGTCTTCCCCTGAATATCCTTGT CAACAATGCAGGGATTATGGCTCCTCCATTCACACTATCAAAAGACAACATTGAACAGCAGTTTGCAGTTAACCATTTGG GTCCATTTCTTTTGACGAATCTTTTGTTGGACACCATGAAAAAGACAGCAGCTACTAGCCTGAAAGAAGGAAGAATTATTAACGTTTCATCAGAGCTCCACCGTTCTGGGTACAAAGAAGGGATCCGTTTTGACAAAATCAATGATGAGTCAAG ctATGATGGCAATACTGCATACAAACAATCAAAGCTTTGCAATGTATTGCATACCAACGAGCTTGCAAGGCGCTTTAAG GAAGAAGGGGTGAACATAACTGCAAATTCTCTTCATCCCGGAGTTATTGCCACAAACCTTATCAGTCACATAACCCTTCTTACTT GGGTTGCTACTGTTGCACAATACGTGACCAAAAATATTCCACAG GGAGCAGCTACATCATGCTATTTGGCATTGAATCCAAAAGTTAATGGTGTCTCAGGCGGATATTTTATGGACAGCAACCAAGCTGAACCAAGCCCTTTGTCCAAGGATGAACAACTGGCCAAGAAACTGTGGGATTTCAGCTTGGAGATGACAGCTTCCAAGTAG